The following are encoded in a window of Actinomycetota bacterium genomic DNA:
- a CDS encoding DUF1684 domain-containing protein, with amino-acid sequence MGTDSLSLLDWRRRVAALYAAVRACDDPRAAHARWCATRAELLATHPQSPVPVAQRPSYAGPPVAPYDPAFRFEVELDAAVEPVHLDIPTGTDGVVPYDRVGRLHLPGVGDLDAWWLASYGGGVFVPIRDGLAGDQTYGGGRYVLDTVKGADLGGSGGRLVIDLNFAYNPSCAYDPAWACPLAQPGNVVRAPVYAGELYRS; translated from the coding sequence ATGGGAACGGATTCGCTCTCGCTGCTCGACTGGCGCCGGCGCGTGGCAGCCCTGTACGCCGCCGTCAGGGCCTGCGATGACCCCCGGGCCGCCCACGCCCGGTGGTGCGCCACCCGGGCCGAGCTGCTGGCCACCCATCCCCAGTCGCCGGTGCCCGTGGCGCAGCGCCCCTCCTATGCCGGCCCGCCGGTGGCGCCCTATGACCCGGCATTCCGCTTCGAGGTGGAGCTGGACGCCGCCGTGGAGCCCGTCCACCTTGACATCCCGACCGGCACCGACGGCGTGGTCCCCTACGACCGGGTGGGGCGCCTGCACCTGCCCGGGGTGGGCGACCTCGACGCCTGGTGGCTGGCATCCTACGGGGGTGGGGTGTTCGTGCCCATCCGGGACGGACTCGCCGGGGACCAGACCTACGGCGGCGGGCGCTACGTTCTGGACACGGTCAAGGGAGCGGACCTGGGCGGGTCAGGCGGGCGGCTGGTGATCGACCTCAATTTTGCCTACAACCCCTCATGCGCCTACGATCCGGCCTGGGCGTGCCCGCTGGCGCAGCCGGGCAACGTGGTGCGGGCGCCGGTGTACGCCGGGGAGTTGTACCGTTCATGA
- a CDS encoding HD domain-containing phosphohydrolase → MHNEPESPAVNGAGIRPRADAGRYCMVATLGGIVVPTAVAFAAALWLRSGHPGGRSGWPAILVVPLIAAALTALLAQTAWPWAGLPGAGLSEFLPHRWLRRRWAAREAGLLLQRLEALPAVPSTEAEELLVDLAEAFSASDPYTRGQPARRARLCTEIGRAYGLSEPQLHAAHLAAVLHDLGMARIPAPLIHARGPLAAEDAEQVWLHPERGARLVAPYVSPDVAAAVRSHHERRDGRGYPDGRAGGDIPGLASLLAVVDTYVALITDRAYRRGRSPRRAFDELRAAGGAQLDAGLVETLIALESTRADRGLGAWFHGTGGALRGAEHWLRGSPLPSAAVLSVLLVAGAAVAGPPMAGIAAPAAATRPAPVPSASPTPTPQATAAALVPTPQATPPASPPRAAPSSTPGPPASPPSPRATHARAATAPGLTPVATAAPTAPAGASTSPQAFLPVPRVPIVRVILNPSPTAPDSPTPVTSPTPGPTTDPGRRPTPAQPTPGPSPAPGAPAVTGVSPGTGPSPGGTVVAITGSGFSGATAVTFGGADAWGFSVHSDGSITAVSPGGHGSVDVVVITPAGSSGTGSGGAARFLYQP, encoded by the coding sequence GTGCATAACGAACCGGAAAGTCCGGCTGTTAACGGCGCCGGGATCCGACCGCGGGCCGACGCCGGCCGGTACTGCATGGTGGCGACACTCGGCGGCATCGTGGTCCCCACCGCCGTCGCATTCGCCGCGGCCTTGTGGCTGCGCTCCGGCCACCCGGGTGGCCGGAGCGGGTGGCCCGCCATCTTGGTCGTCCCCCTCATCGCAGCCGCCCTGACCGCTCTGCTGGCCCAGACCGCCTGGCCGTGGGCGGGCCTTCCCGGAGCGGGCCTGAGCGAGTTCCTCCCGCACCGGTGGCTGCGGCGCCGCTGGGCGGCCCGCGAAGCGGGTCTGCTGCTGCAGCGGCTGGAGGCGTTGCCGGCCGTCCCGTCAACCGAAGCCGAGGAGCTGCTGGTCGACCTGGCCGAGGCATTCTCGGCGTCCGACCCGTATACGCGCGGCCAGCCCGCCCGCCGGGCCCGCCTGTGCACCGAGATCGGGAGGGCCTACGGGCTGAGCGAACCGCAGCTCCACGCCGCTCACCTCGCCGCTGTGCTGCACGACCTGGGGATGGCGCGCATCCCGGCGCCGTTGATCCACGCCCGCGGCCCGTTGGCCGCCGAGGATGCCGAGCAGGTCTGGCTCCACCCAGAACGCGGGGCCCGGCTGGTCGCCCCCTACGTTTCCCCGGACGTGGCGGCGGCTGTGCGCAGCCACCACGAACGCCGGGATGGGCGCGGGTACCCCGACGGCCGTGCTGGCGGGGACATTCCCGGCCTCGCCTCGCTGCTCGCGGTCGTGGACACCTACGTGGCGCTGATCACCGATCGGGCGTACCGCCGGGGCCGCTCCCCCCGGCGGGCGTTCGACGAACTGCGAGCCGCGGGTGGTGCGCAGCTGGATGCCGGCCTGGTCGAGACCCTCATCGCTCTCGAGTCGACCAGGGCCGACCGCGGCCTGGGGGCATGGTTTCACGGGACGGGTGGCGCCCTGCGGGGCGCCGAGCACTGGCTGCGCGGGTCCCCGCTGCCCTCCGCCGCCGTGCTGTCCGTCCTCCTGGTGGCGGGCGCCGCCGTGGCAGGGCCGCCAATGGCGGGCATCGCCGCGCCCGCGGCGGCAACCAGACCCGCCCCGGTGCCTTCCGCGTCGCCAACACCCACCCCGCAGGCCACGGCCGCCGCCCTGGTACCCACCCCGCAGGCCACCCCCCCCGCATCGCCGCCTCGCGCAGCGCCCTCATCGACCCCCGGACCTCCGGCCAGTCCACCCTCCCCCCGGGCCACGCATGCCCGGGCAGCGACTGCGCCCGGGCTGACGCCGGTAGCCACGGCCGCGCCGACCGCGCCCGCCGGGGCCAGCACTTCCCCTCAGGCCTTCCTCCCCGTGCCACGCGTGCCCATCGTGCGCGTCATCCTCAATCCCTCGCCCACCGCTCCGGACAGCCCGACGCCCGTGACCTCCCCCACTCCCGGCCCCACGACCGACCCCGGCCGCCGTCCCACGCCCGCTCAGCCCACGCCCGGTCCGTCTCCTGCACCCGGTGCCCCCGCGGTCACCGGCGTCAGCCCGGGCACAGGCCCCAGCCCCGGGGGCACGGTCGTGGCCATCACCGGCTCAGGTTTCAGCGGGGCGACAGCGGTCACGTTCGGGGGCGCCGACGCCTGGGGCTTCAGCGTGCACTCGGACGGCTCGATCACCGCCGTCTCCCCCGGGGGCCATGGTTCGGTGGACGTTGTGGTCATCACCCCGGCGGGCTCGAGCGGGACCGGCAGCGGCGGCGCCGCCCGCTTCCTATATCAGCCCTGA
- a CDS encoding sugar transferase — MTSAPDWAGEAHQAGLLSVVELPATPGGETAEVAAPSLSLGGYVAWLVVADAGAAVLGALGAIVFRFGGQAGSINGIAYPTLVPVFAAGWVGVMWLCGTYDRRMLDSGVEEFRGLLNGTVWLLATIAVVGFVAHVQVSRGVIAFSLATTTVLSLAVRYRTRRVIRRRLRGEATIYRAVIIGAADEAEGLTAHLGSHPEGGFAVAGVHTPCPAALTTGERIVDILAAVHLHGANAVAVASSSGLSASQLRRLGWALEGTGLRLFVVPALTDLAGRRIRVRPINGLPLLHIEQPEFSGPKVVVKRAIDLVGGAVLVAVLAPVLAVIALAVWIGSGRPILYSQARVGRHGRQFRMFKFRTMVLGADASPDEQADPGAEATPVRRKAQTDPRVTRVGRFLRRHSLDELPQLFNVLVGQMSLVGPRPHRPFEVADYQEDDHRRHLIKPGVTGLWQVSGRAALCWEEAVRLDLYYVENWSVWLDLLLLLKTLRAVVLPRGAY; from the coding sequence GTGACCTCGGCCCCGGACTGGGCGGGGGAAGCGCACCAAGCCGGGCTGCTCAGCGTCGTCGAGCTACCTGCCACCCCCGGCGGGGAGACGGCTGAGGTCGCAGCACCGTCGCTGTCGCTGGGCGGTTACGTCGCCTGGCTGGTGGTGGCCGACGCCGGGGCCGCGGTGTTGGGGGCTCTCGGGGCCATCGTGTTCCGGTTCGGGGGGCAGGCGGGCAGCATCAACGGCATCGCCTACCCGACGCTGGTTCCGGTGTTCGCCGCCGGGTGGGTCGGAGTGATGTGGCTGTGCGGCACCTACGACCGCCGGATGCTGGATTCCGGCGTGGAGGAATTCCGCGGCCTGCTGAACGGGACGGTCTGGCTGTTGGCCACCATTGCCGTCGTGGGGTTCGTCGCCCACGTGCAGGTTTCGAGGGGGGTCATTGCCTTCTCCCTGGCCACCACCACGGTGCTCTCCCTGGCAGTGCGCTACCGCACGCGGCGGGTGATCCGGCGCCGGCTGCGGGGTGAGGCCACGATCTACCGGGCGGTCATCATCGGCGCCGCGGACGAGGCCGAAGGCCTTACTGCTCACCTGGGGAGCCACCCGGAAGGCGGCTTCGCCGTGGCGGGTGTCCACACGCCGTGCCCGGCGGCGCTCACCACCGGTGAGCGTATCGTCGACATCCTCGCTGCGGTCCACCTCCACGGCGCCAACGCCGTGGCAGTCGCCAGCTCGAGCGGCCTGAGCGCCTCCCAGCTGCGGAGGCTCGGGTGGGCGCTGGAGGGGACCGGGCTGCGCCTGTTCGTGGTCCCCGCCCTGACCGATCTCGCCGGGCGCCGCATCCGGGTTCGCCCCATCAATGGGCTGCCCCTGCTGCACATCGAGCAGCCCGAGTTCTCGGGGCCCAAGGTCGTGGTCAAGCGGGCGATCGATCTCGTGGGCGGAGCCGTGCTGGTCGCTGTGCTGGCGCCCGTTCTCGCGGTAATCGCCCTGGCGGTGTGGATCGGCAGCGGGCGCCCCATCCTGTACTCGCAGGCTCGCGTGGGCCGCCACGGGAGGCAGTTCCGGATGTTCAAGTTCCGCACCATGGTGTTGGGGGCCGATGCCTCGCCCGACGAGCAGGCCGACCCAGGGGCCGAGGCCACGCCGGTTCGTCGCAAGGCGCAGACCGATCCCCGGGTGACGCGGGTGGGCCGGTTCCTGCGCCGCCACTCGTTGGATGAGCTCCCGCAGCTGTTCAACGTCTTGGTGGGCCAGATGTCGCTGGTGGGCCCGCGGCCCCACCGGCCGTTCGAGGTTGCCGACTACCAGGAGGACGACCACCGGCGCCACCTGATCAAGCCCGGCGTGACCGGCCTGTGGCAGGTGAGCGGGCGGGCGGCCCTGTGCTGGGAGGAGGCCGTCCGGCTGGACCTGTACTACGTGGAGAACTGGTCGGTGTGGCTGGATCTCCTGCTCCTCCTCAAGACGCTCCGGGCCGTAGTCCTCCCGCGCGGCGCCTACTGA
- a CDS encoding NAD-dependent epimerase/dehydratase family protein produces MTGAAGFLGSHQTEVLLDRGHQVVGDDSLLTGSTDNLAGRAGQPAGSAPCWKLPDPSAPCPGPARKSSSPLARRTTPSAGILKNSFSRGVCSH; encoded by the coding sequence GTGACCGGGGCCGCAGGGTTCCTTGGATCGCACCAGACCGAGGTGCTGCTGGACCGTGGGCACCAGGTGGTGGGCGATGACTCCCTCCTCACCGGCAGCACGGACAACCTGGCCGGGAGAGCCGGGCAACCCGCAGGAAGCGCACCGTGCTGGAAATTGCCGGATCCATCCGCACCCTGCCCGGGTCCCGCTCGGAAATCATCTTCGCCCCTCGCCCGGAGGACGACCCCTAGCGCCGGCATTTTGAAGAACAGTTTCTCGCGAGGTGTCTGCAGCCATTGA